In Capsicum annuum cultivar UCD-10X-F1 chromosome 8, UCD10Xv1.1, whole genome shotgun sequence, the genomic window TAGTAAAGTATATGATAAGACATACCTGTTGTTTTCTCTTCCTTTTCCCACTAGCATCTTCCTGATTGCAGGTACCTATTTCTTTTTCGTTACTGGCCTTTTTTAAAGAAGGTTTTTTGTTGCTGTCCTTTTTGGTGGAATCTGCATCAGTGCCTTGCATAGGCATTTTATTTGCAAGATTCAGAAAACCTGCTGAATCTTGTAGTGACAAAGCAATAGCCTGCATATAGATGAATAGATATTTTACTCTTGGATGCCTGATGAGAAGTTGCAGATGCATAGGCAAGGCAATGTTTTTCTTCAGCCTCCAACATAAGGGTGATGCGGATACATCTCTCTGTTTCTACATGCATATGCATGTTAataaactgaataataatatgtgTTACCTGCATTAAGGCGTCATCATCATCGACATATTCCGTGTCAGTTGGTAACGCTGTGTTAGAAACTTTCTTCTTAggagttatttttttctttgactgCAACAAGATATCCAAGGAAAATTAACAGGACACCAAACTAGAATATTTCATCTATTCTACCATAGAAGCAAATATAACGAGTTAAATGCAGGGCAAACACACTAGAGTTGCAGCCTTTCCTCAGACAGCTCCACAGAGCAGAAATCAGATGTACTTTTGGATTCATGTTTTTGATAGTAAGAAATTTCATTAAAAGAAGGGCAAAAACACGCCTGCATGCAGAAAGTATAAAGGTAGAAAACCTTACAAAACAACATGATTTTCTACGAATGACAGCCAATCAATACAAATAAGAACCTCGTGGGTGCACCAAAAGGATCAGATGTACTTAGATTCATTAATTTTAAGTAGTTATATTATGCACATAATTCATGTATTGTTTACAGCTAACAACATTCAGGAACATCAGTTTTCTGAACGTTCAACACACGATAACATAAGGGATGCAGCCTGTTTTCATGAAAAGTTTCAGAGCCCAGGATGCATATAATAGATTCTTTTAATAGTAGTTGTTTTTTGACAACATTGGTGTAAAAATCACTCATttaacaataatcacaaacataACTGTTCTAAAAGGAAATACATGACATTGTTGTGTTCCTTTACTAGTCATAAGCACAAATACAATATGACAATATAATCTCCCCCCTGTGACATTCAGCAGTTTTTTCTCTACGGAAGAGCATCCTAACATTAAGTGTTAAATTGAACTTCGATTATGAGTGCTCTATATATCAAATCTTCAACAGTAAAAAGTACTTCTTCACACACTTCCGCTTTGTTGTGTTGGTGGAGGAGGGGGTAGGGGGTTGCTACCGATGAAGGTGAAAGTTTTATGACCCTTTTCTGTATAGGCGATTAACTCAGCATGTCACCTAGCAGAATAGATGGTGCTCTCTCATAAACAATGATTCATCCCACAACACAAACACGAAACTATGCAGTTTCCTATGTTACTACATAACACCTAACAACATggaaatataaatcaacccaaagCATTCAATATTCTTTATCAAAATACAATCAGTGTACCCAAAATGACATGAACAAGTAAAAGCAAAGTAAAACATAAAACACTACAAATTCCTTGCTGTATACTGTGCTTTTGCATCTGAAAAACGGTACTCCCTCGGTCCCAATTTACGTGGCACAGTTCGGATTCCAAGATTCAAACAATTTAATATTGAATGTGAATTCGTGCATGGCatcttcaaatttttttgaaacaaaattatatatttggaaACTACGTAAAAAGTACTACAAGTTATCTGTCTTAGAGCCGGGGGGGGTCTACCAGAaaagcctctctacttcatctaaggtagtggtatggactgtgtacactttaccctccccagaccccactttgtatGGTGTTGTTGTTTGTAAAAAGTACTATTAAGTCGCAATGATTGACAATTCAAAACATTTAAAAGACGTAACGATCAAAAATAGACTTGTTTGAATCTCCAAGTGCAAAAGGTGCCACATAAATTGGTACGGAGGAAGTATCTGGCGAAAAAGTTAATATCTTCAGATGCAAAAACAAATTATCTTAGTGCAGGTTTTAGTTGATCAACAACGAAAAAGGTGGTACCTTTTTCAATTTGgactttgaaacttgataatccACATCATCTTCTTCGTCATCTTCACCTGTATCAGAAAGATCCTCACTTTGAGCTGGCTCATaatcttcatcttcatcaaccactttctttttcccctttctgtccttttctttcttcttggGTTTCTGTGAAGAACCCATTAAAGAACTTGCCATTTTATGCAGACCCATAGCCTCCATTCTTGCTTTGTTTTCTTCCATTCTCTTCATTCTTTGTTTCTCATACTCCGTGACTTTTCCACTTCTTTGAGGCTCCACCGGGGACTCCGACCCCTCTGAGTCTGAGCTACTCTCTTCCGTTTCTGAGTCTGAAACATTCCGTTTTGCCATTACAATTTGGGATTTTCGATTGACTATAAAGTGTTTATGGTGAATTGCACAAGGGTTGCTGCCTTGTAGACGCGGGAGTCCTTTTGTTGGGTTGTAGAAAATAATCAAATGGGGGCTGCTAAACATTAGAGAAAATGACTAAAATGATCCCTTATGTTTATTGTGGTAAAGTGAGAAAACCTATGTActttataccttaaaaataaaatcttagaaGGAAAcaatctacaacaacaacaaaccggTGAGGTAATGGGAGGATAGAATATATACAGTCTATAtcattatttttgttgaaataaaAAAGCTATTTTTGATAAACTTTGATTCAGGATAAAATAACAATTAATAAAGTTATCATAAAAAAGATGTAATAATAAAGATACAACAATCATAAAGAAATATTATATACTTAACAAACCAAAAATACACCTCCCTCCAACTCTCCTAATTAGAAGCTTCAACCTATGTACAAGGCCCTAAGACTACTAGTCAAGCTACACCAAAACACTCCTAACTACTGACTACATCTCATCCACACGCACTAATCCTCTGTCCTAATGTGCGTCCTTCATAcattcctatctagggtcatttCCTCGGTAAGATATAGCTACTTCATGTCACGTCTAATTACCTCtcttcagtatttctttggcctattCTTActccgcctgaaaccatccaaggccaacctctaaTAACTACGAACTGGGGCATTACCCTCCTTATCACATACCCAAATCATCTCAACCTCATTTCCCGCATTTTGTCCTTCACCAACGctactcccaccttctcctgaataGTCTCATTCTTAACCCTGTCACCCCTAATAAGTTCACACATCCACCATAACATTCTCATATTtcgtcaccttcaacttttgaatgtgagagttcttgactggcgaACATCCCACTCTATACAACATGGTCGGACGAACTATAACTCTATAGAATTTGTTTTTGAGCTTGGGAGATACCTTCTTACCGCATAAAATtctcgaagcgagcctccattttatCCATCCTGCTCAAATACGGTAAAAGACATAAACATCAATCTCTTTAttttcctgaatcatagaccaaaaatacttaaaactatccctcttacaaatcAATTGGGAATTCAATTTCATTACCATCTCATCCTCCAGCCTTGAATCATTAAACTTGTATTTCAAGTACGATATCTTATCCTACAACCTTttaatacttaaaaaaaaaatgtagaaaaggAAAGTGATGAAGAACCAAAGGCTATATTAGTATGGAGTGTGATTTGACGGTTCAATTTCCTAATTTCTTATTTAAAGATCttaaatttgatcaatacaaaataaaaaaaattatgtagataCAAATTCAAATGGCAAAAACTTATACGCACACATTGTAtacttcaaattaatatttttttcatagttatgtaattaaattaagtaaaatacatattaattaatcATAATTAAGTAACATGATATGTATGTATTGACTTGATACATACATGAAATGCGTGTAAATTTTTTCCAATTCAAATTAATCCAAAGTTCAATATTTATCCGGATCCTGAGAAACAAACaaacatattaaaaaaagaaagaaacgaagGCAGTTGAAAACAAAAGAATGATGGGCTAATTCTTATGTGCAGCGCATGGTTCTGAAATACCAACCTTTCCCCTCTTTATCACTTCACTTACATATACATATCCTCTTTTATCAAAAAAAGGTGAATCTTGATTTCATCCAACTCTTCCTGCAAACATGCCTTAATTAATTATCTCATTTCATCTATGGCTTCTTCTATTGAATTCGATAGATTCAACCTTATTCCACTCTCCCTCACCCCCATCTGCAATTGCCACTCTCATCACCTTCCTTGTACATCTTCTCAATTTCATCATTCTTCGACAAGAACCTTAACTTTGACCCGACTCAGATGTTCAATTTCAAGAATTGGCTTCTTTGTTGATGGGCCTAGAGTTAGAGATATTTCGGGTTTACCCAAATCCGTTTTCTTGAAACACCCTCGAATTATCACCGCTGTTGCTCGTGCTGAACCGGGCCGCCTTTTCGACGATGAATCTAAAGAGGTAAAATTTATCTATGCCTTGTATCAATTTAGCTCTTTGTGGAGCTCTGAAGTTTTGCCTTGTTGCTGAGTTCGATTCCCCGTGTTGTAATCCCTTCACCTATTTAataaaaaactttatttttgtcaGAAGTGTAgggataattatgatatttagaGAACATTGACGTAAGTGCAATAGTAAATAGAATGATTTGACCATAGCTTTGTTTGGCATTGCAGTGTACACTGTATTGTTGGTTGATTGATTTTTATCGATATGgcttatctattttttttttaattgctaGAAGAAAAAGTTTTAATATGTTCGTTTAGATTAAGAAACGAGTGAACTTCTGCAAGATCATGCTAGAGTTATCTGTCAGGTGAAACATAATTGTCATTTCTCATTTGATGATACTAAGTAGTTCAGCTTTTAGGATTAGCTCTAGTTCTAAGTTAGTTGTTGCAGTAACCAATGAGTATGGGTGGTTGATTGATCAAATTAATCACATTAGGGAGCTTCATAAGATTTGCTTTTCTTATCTTGGTTTGATATATGCCTGTCATGATCAAAGCAAAATTGTCCGGAAAATCCGTCAATGTTAGAGTGGACTTTGAGTGCAGTTGCGTTGGAGAAATATGGTTTAGGGGAAATGGTCTGTAGTTGGATAAGCTATGACCTGCTTTTCTTTCCTAAAGAGCCGTCCTTTTGGGAAGAGAGTTAATTTTTGGAGCAGAATTTGAACTAATATAGGATTCCTAATTTATCTAGTAGTGTCGTCGAACTTTTTTTCATTAAAGTTCGtctttttttcacttctttttgatgttattttgacAAGATTTCTTATGATGTTATGAGGCAGAGAATAGAGCGGTTATTTTAAGCGGGCTTAGAAGTCTGAAGTTTTTGCTTTTAGTAGGAGAAAGTTGATAATCAAAGATGTATATAATTGGAGGATTAAAAGAAGTGTATAGCTGCTGttaagagaaaagatgagggaaACACTTCCAAGGCCAGGGTTATTcattggagagagagagagactgaGGTGAGGGAGTATAAAACAACTGCACCTTAGTCCCAAACATGTTGGGAGTCAGCTAGATGAATCAATTTAAGCCTAACTGATGCCATCttataccaaataaaaataacactTGAAAATAAGTTAAATAGATATGAATAGTAGTAGCAATAAAGTAATacctgataaaaaaaataatattagaagttttctatatttttacgGACCATATTCTCTTCATCAGTCAagaaggggaggggtatttttcgGGATCTATTATAACAACAAATGGATTAAAGGCTTTTGAGTGCTTGAGGGATGCAACAGAGTGGAAGAAACCTATGTGGAGGTGGGAAAAAAGGAAATCAACAGGTGTTTATTCTGAAAACTGGTACTCCcaccgtttaaaaaagaatgacctaccaccgtttaaaaaaaaatgacctactttcctttttagcttgttttaaaaagaatgaccctttccGTTTTTTGGctttactttaatttcaactttccacatgacacgtttaagaccacaagatgacacgtttaagaccacaagattaaagggcattttggtacatttgacataactttaatttaagaccacaagattcaaaagtcttctttattttcttaaactccgtgccaagtCCAAATAAGTCATTCTtcttgaaatggagggagtataatgTTTAATGTAGGTGTATAAGCCTAAGTGTAAGAGTAGAGGGACGGGCCTATTATATCCACCGAGTTTCGAGTGGCGCCCCATTGGTCATTAGGGATTTGTCGATTATAAACAAAAGGTGTATAGCCTAAGTGCAATTGGTGACTTTGTACTCCAAAAATTCACGTGCGATACTTGGTGAAGTGCAATGTGATACACATTCACTTTTCCTTGGAAACTGTTATTAGAACGCGGTATGATAGTGTGGAGTTCTGGTGAGAAAACTATAAATATCTATAAGCCTATAATCATTTctgtgagaaataatggagaaaaatattattgaattgttgtctacataattacattgacaccctatttatagacactacaatACAATCCTTTTCGAAGTAGGATTAAGATTTTGTATACTATTCttatttctactcatattctaacactcccctttaagctggtgcatacaagtcatatgtacatAGCTTGttatgtaattaatacgaggactggtgagggacttggtgaagatatctgcaagttgatcacttgacttcacaaattttgtaacaatatctcccgaGAGTATTTTTTTCCTGACAAAGTggcaatcaatctctatgtgcttgGTCCTCTCAAGATTAGATGCAATATAAAGGGCTGCTTGATTATCACATACAAGTTCCATCTTATCGGGTTCTCTAAATTTTAGTTCTTCTAGCAGTTGTTTGATCCAAACCAGCTCACAAGTTGCTGCAGCTATTGCTCGATATTCTGCGTTGGCACTTgatcgagcaaccacactctgtttcttaTTCTTCCAAGACACCAAATTACCActtactaaaacacaatatccggaTGTAGAACGTCTATGAgagggtgatcctgcccaatcagcatcagtatatccaatgatatgctcatgACCTCGATCCTCAAAGAGCAGTCCTTTACCTGgagatgactttatatatcgcaAAATACGAACAACTGCATCCCTATGACTATCAAAGGGGGAAGTTATAAATTGACTTACAACACTCACTGGAAAAGAGATGTCAGGTCTAGTCAccgtgagataattcaactttccaaccaatcgCCTATACCTTCCAGGATCACTAAGTGACTCCTTTTGTCCTGgcagaagtttagcatttggatccataggagtgtcaatgggtTGACATCCCATCATTCCTGTCTCCCTAAGAATGTCTAAAGCATACTTGCATTGAGAACTAACAATGCCTGATCTGGACTGTGTAACCTCAATACCTAAAAAGTATTTCAGTTTGCCGAGGTCCTTAGTCTGGAAATGTTGAAAGAGCTGTTGCTTCAAGTTAGTGATATCCTCTTGATCATTGCCGGTGATAACAATATCGTCAACATAAACAACCAGACAAATACACAAATTTGGTTTAGAATGGCGATAAAACACTGAATGATCAGCTCCACTACGAATCATGTCAAACTCCTGAATCACTGTGCTAGATTTTCCGAACCAGGTTCGAGGGgattgtttcaaaccatagagtGACTTGCGCAATCGACATACAAAACTACTAGACTTCTCCTGAGCAACAAAAtcaggtggttgctccatatagacttcttcctcaagatcaccatgcaAAAAAACATTCTTAATgtccaactgataaagaggccaatgacgaACAACAAccatagagagaaaaagatggatagatgctattttagccacgggagaggaagtgtcactataatcaagcctAAATATCTGTGTATACCCTTTGGCAAGAAGGCGAGCCTTCAGCCGATCAACCTGACCGATCAACCTGACCATCTAGACCAACTTTGACTATATAAACCCAACGGCAACCAACCGTAGATTTACTTGCACGAAGGaaaacaagctcccaagtaccactcgtatgtaaagCAGATATTTCATCAATCATAGCCTGTTTCCATCCTGAATGGGAAAGTGCTTCACCTGTAGTCTTAGGGATGGAAATTGAGGACAAAaatgatacaaaagcataatgaGGTAATGACAGatgatgataactcaagaaagtataatgtgggttagTATTACGAGTGGATCttatacctttttgaagtgcaactgaTTGGCTAGGAGGAGGCAGGTCCGCTGTAGGGGAAGCGTCAGGCACATGACATGTATCATCTGGGACTAATACTGGACGTGGGCGGCGGTGATAAATCAAAAGTGGTGGCACTACAGCTGGAGATGGAGAAGTAACCATATATTCTTCAAAGATTGGTGTTCGTAAGACTGAAGGTATGGGTAAAACCTCAGAGATATCAAGATGATGTATAGTAAGgttgagattcaaagaatgtgaTATCGACGGATATAAGGTAGCGACCCGGATCAGGTGAATAGCAGCGATACCCTTTTTGAAATCTAGAGTAACCAAGAAAGACACATTTGAGAGCACGAGGggttaatttatctttttctagggctaagttatgaacaaaacaaGT contains:
- the LOC107845605 gene encoding uncharacterized protein LOC107845605 isoform X2 translates to MFSSPHLIIFYNPTKGLPRLQGSNPCAIHHKHFIVNRKSQIVMAKRNVSDSETEESSSDSEGSESPVEPQRSGKVTEYEKQRMKRMEENKARMEAMGLHKMASSLMGSSQKPKKKEKDRKGKKKVVDEDEDYEPAQSEDLSDTGEDDEEDDVDYQVSKSKLKKSKKKITPKKKVSNTALPTDTEYVDDDDALMQAIALSLQDSAGFLNLANKMPMQGTDADSTKKDSNKKPSLKKASNEKEIGTCNQEDASGKRKRKQQTRNRVQMTEDDLIMHFFQFDEAGKGSISFRDLRKMAVSHDFTWSDEDMENMIRCFDSNGDGKLSLDDFRKIVVRCNMIQGSEDAG
- the LOC107845605 gene encoding uncharacterized protein LOC107845605 isoform X1, translating into MFSSPHLIIFYNPTKGLPRLQGSNPCAIHHKHFIVNRKSQIVMAKRNVSDSETEESSSDSEGSESPVEPQRSGKVTEYEKQRMKRMEENKARMEAMGLHKMASSLMGSSQKPKKKEKDRKGKKKVVDEDEDYEPAQSEDLSDTGEDDEEDDVDYQVSKSKLKKSKKKITPKKKVSNTALPTDTEYVDDDDALMQAIALSLQDSAGFLNLANKMPMQGTDADSTKKDSNKKPSLKKASNEKEIGTCNQEDASGKRKRKQQQTRNRVQMTEDDLIMHFFQFDEAGKGSISFRDLRKMAVSHDFTWSDEDMENMIRCFDSNGDGKLSLDDFRKIVVRCNMIQGSEDAG